Proteins found in one Brevinematia bacterium genomic segment:
- a CDS encoding chemotaxis protein CheX, whose amino-acid sequence MDPKVILSFVSSSIRVVKEVSKLELYRNRTSIKRQKRINKSVAVLIMFEEDIKGCIIFEFDKGLSVKMVDNMLKEVYGKGIESMTNEEFKEMFKDILGEVANQISGNAVTELFNSGVKIHILPPIVLINREGLLVSYKQYVESLLDTVYGSMSISILFDNSLDVESLKSEVKS is encoded by the coding sequence ATGGATCCTAAGGTAATTCTTTCGTTTGTTTCTTCTAGCATAAGAGTGGTTAAGGAGGTAAGTAAGCTAGAGCTTTATAGGAATAGAACAAGCATAAAAAGGCAGAAGAGAATAAATAAGTCTGTTGCTGTTTTGATTATGTTTGAGGAAGATATAAAAGGGTGTATTATTTTTGAGTTTGACAAAGGACTTTCTGTGAAGATGGTTGATAATATGCTAAAGGAGGTGTATGGCAAGGGAATTGAAAGTATGACGAACGAAGAGTTCAAGGAAATGTTTAAGGATATTTTGGGAGAGGTAGCAAATCAGATTTCTGGAAATGCTGTAACAGAATTGTTCAACTCAGGTGTTAAGATACATATTCTACCGCCTATTGTGTTAATCAATAGAGAGGGATTATTGGTTTCATACAAACAATATGTTGAGTCACTTCTAGATACGGTGTATGGTAGCATGAGCATATCAATTTTATTTGACAACTCTCTTGATGTGGAAAGCTTAAAGTCAGAGGTAAAGTCTTAA
- the ispH gene encoding 4-hydroxy-3-methylbut-2-enyl diphosphate reductase — protein MEIEIAKEIGFCFGVRKAIEKLDETLEKENEKVYITGELIHNKDLLKKYEGKKVEFNQDISSYNERGIVIIRSHGISDEEREKINSNPNVIKVIDATCPYVLRVHQLTKKMYKDGYHIVIIGEADHPETRGYYLNIKDRATVINSKEEISKIPKVKKVAVFAQTTMDYQKFKEIVGEMVTEFEEIRTFTTICPPVYNRQKSAEELSKRCDLVIILGGYNSSNTKKLRDLCAKYTDTVHIENIRQLDPKTLEGKRKIGIVAGTSTPDWIIEEAYNFLKSRQVKDSRVFSENSY, from the coding sequence ATGGAAATAGAAATTGCTAAAGAAATTGGATTCTGTTTTGGAGTAAGAAAAGCAATTGAAAAACTAGACGAAACACTGGAAAAAGAGAACGAAAAAGTGTATATAACTGGAGAACTGATACATAATAAGGACCTTCTGAAGAAGTATGAAGGCAAGAAGGTAGAGTTTAATCAAGACATCTCAAGCTACAATGAGCGAGGAATAGTTATAATAAGATCTCACGGAATATCAGACGAAGAAAGAGAAAAAATAAACTCTAACCCTAATGTTATCAAGGTTATAGACGCAACATGTCCCTATGTTCTCAGAGTACATCAACTGACTAAAAAGATGTATAAAGACGGGTATCATATAGTAATAATAGGCGAAGCAGACCACCCAGAAACAAGAGGATATTACCTAAACATCAAAGATCGTGCTACTGTAATAAACTCTAAAGAAGAGATAAGTAAAATTCCCAAAGTTAAAAAGGTAGCAGTCTTTGCCCAAACTACCATGGATTACCAGAAGTTTAAGGAGATAGTTGGAGAAATGGTTACTGAATTTGAGGAAATTAGAACCTTCACAACTATCTGCCCTCCTGTATACAATAGGCAAAAGTCCGCAGAAGAACTCTCTAAAAGGTGTGATCTTGTGATTATCCTAGGAGGGTATAATAGCTCAAATACAAAGAAACTTAGAGATTTATGTGCAAAATATACCGACACAGTCCACATTGAAAATATAAGACAGCTTGATCCTAAAACTCTTGAAGGTAAAAGGAAAATAGGCATAGTAGCTGGAACTTCAACTCCTGACTGGATAATAGAGGAAGCTTACAACTTTCTAAAGAGCAGGCAAGTTAAAGATAGTAGAGTTTTTTCCGAAAATTCCTATTAG